One Oncorhynchus kisutch isolate 150728-3 linkage group LG30, Okis_V2, whole genome shotgun sequence genomic window, CTTACATTTTTAATTGGGGATATCAGTCAATTGCAAAACATTCaaacagtatttctgattgtttTCTCAACTCACCGTAATATATTTGTACTGTGGGCCTATGACAGTCAATTGCAAATTACTTTGACATATTTTCTCTTATCGAACCACTACTAATGAGATGGTTGTACTTGATGCATGTCGCATCAGAActtctcaaagtcagggggcGGGGCTGACAGTGTGCACCTCATCTCTcctgtcacatccaacctggatcgATATTTGTTTTTTTATACAGACGAGAGCACTGTATCAGTGTAGCATGAGTTTTAATGCTCGGAGGGAGACCGTACAGTATTCCctttgagtcaggaaccaaaaGTCCTCCATAGTGACGTTGTCTACAGCTCGATCAGCTGTTCAGTTTCACTTGCCGGCATGCCAACTAAGTCAGGATTACAGTCAAATGGATTTCACTGATTCGGTCACTCATCTGTATAACATTTTTGTATTTCCCCTGCATGCTTGCGttcaaggtcccacagttgaaagtgcatgtcagagaaaaaaccaagccatgagatcgaaacAATCCAAggaaggattgtgtcgaggcacagatctggtgatgggtaccaaaaaatgtctgcagcattgaaggtccccaagaacacagtggtctccatcattcttaaatggaaaaagtttggaaccaacaagactcttcctagagctggtcaccaagccaaactgagcaatcgggggagaagggccttggtcagggaggtgaacaagaacctgatggtcactctgacagagctccagagttcctctgtggagatgggagaaccttcgagaaggacaaccatctctgcagcactccaccaatcatgcctttatggtagagtggccagacagaagccactcctcagtaaaaggcacatgacaaaatgctcggagtttgccaaaaggcacctaaaggactctcagaccatgagaaacaagatgatctgatctgatgaaactacgattgaactctttggcctgaatgccaagcatcacatctggaggaaacctggcaccatccctacggtgaagcatggtagtggcagcatcatgctgtggggatgtttttcagcggcagggactgggagactagtctggatGGGGCAAAGGTtgaccttccaacatgacaacgaccctaagcacacagccaagacaacgcaggagtggcttcgggacaagtctctgaatgttcttgagtggcccagccagagtccggacttgaacctgatcgaacatctctggagagacctgaaaatagctgtgcagcaacgctccccatccaacctgacagagcttgagaggatctgcagagaagaatgagagaaactccccaaatacaggtgtgccgaaCCTTATAGCGTCATACTGAAGGGTGCTATCCAGGGTGCAAtcactgccgaaggtgcttcaacaaagtactgagtaagggtctgaatacttatgtaaatgtgatatttgtgttttataaaaaataattggcccaagttaaacaatttaaaggcactgctaccaaatactaattcagtgtaaGTTAACTTCTGACCAaacgggaatgtgatgaaagaaataaaagctgaaataaatcattctctctgctattattcagatatttcacattcttaaaataaagtggtgatcctaactgacctaagacagggaatttttacttggattaaatgtcaggaattatgaaaaactgagtttatatgtatttggctaaggtgcatgttaacaggcttccgacttcaactgtatatataaacatTTTTTTACCAGGATTTTGGAATTCTCCCGTGACCCCGTTTTCATATCAGGCGACCCCCACATGGGGCCgcgacccctagtttgggaacccctgatctactctgattgaagtggatttaacaagttacattaataagggaccatagctttcacttggattcacctggtcagtctaaatCAATGAAAGAGCttgtgttcttaatgtttagtACATTGTGTATATTCTCCTTTAATTACATTTCCCATCAGTAGTTTCAGATTCATTCTATATGTTGTTCTGGATACTTTAGtgtatattatactgtatgtattccATAGGGGAACTATGTTAATACATGTGTATGGTGTATTCTGTATGGCAAAGTCTGTCCTCAGTTACAAGTGCACGAATGCCTGTATTGCATCTCAAGTGATGTCTTTGATCACCCAATCGTGGAGCTATTTAAGCTTGTGAGGTCCATTACAATTAGAAATATCAAATCAATGAGAGCGAGCATGGGCGTTTTGTCATCATCAGTCACTCATTGGCCGATAAAGGTCAAAGAGTGGCAGGAATAAGGCAGCACACCACACACAGCATCAGACACAGGAGAGGAAACGGGCAGAAAGCATAGATTTTTTTTGACCATCATTAAAATCTGATCATTAAATAAAAGGACAAATTATTCATAGGCCTATACATAAAGGCCTATTCATGCAATCACTATACCTTGTTTACCCTAAATAGCTCTATTTATGCAAACATAGGATATGTCACAAATGACTATGGGCCCtgggtcaaaagaagtgcactaaatagggaatataaggtgccatttgggatgtagtctTGAATTTCACCATACAGATGAGCTCCACTAATGACCTCTTCAGGGACTTAGGGGCTCATCCATTTTCCTACCAGCAGCTGTTGATGTATATGTATGTTTCGTCGTTAACAACACTTACGATTCCGATCGCATGTAAATGATTGAAATTAAAGCCATCGGATGACAAAAATAAAGTCTTGAATAAAACATTATGTATACTGCCTGTGGATAAATCGCACAACTGAAAAGTTGATGAGGAACATACAAAAGATGAATTGACTGCAATATTTTTCTGACCATGCCCGTAAACGTTGCATAAAATCAATATTTATTCACACATTATAGTACAGAGCAAAaaaaaaggacacatttccatatATTGTTGAATCTCTCAATATCAAACAGGTGTTTTAAAAGCTGTTTGTTAATCTTGTGAGAGGATTTGAAATACCCAAATACATGTCTTATCTATCTTGTAATCACCACTAGGCTAgctacacatacagtgccttcgggatgtattcagaccccttgactttttccacattttgttaggttacagcctaattctaaaattgattcaattgtttccccccctgatcaatctatacacaataccccacaatgacaaagcaaaaacaggattttatatttttttttacatcagcattcagaccctttactcagtactttgttgaagcaccttcggcagcgattacatcctcgagtcttcttgggcatgatgcaaaaagcttggcacacctgtatttggggagtttctcccattcttgctgcacagctaatttcaggtctctccagagatgttcgatcgggttgaaatccgggctctggctgggccactcaaggacattcagagacttgtcctgaagtcacTGCTgcgttgtgtgcttagggtcgttgtcctgtcctctggagcaggttttcatcaaggatctctctgtactttgctcagttcatctttgcctcgatcctgactagtcttccaatccctgccgctgaaaaacatccccactgcatgatgctgccaccaccatggttcaccgtagggatggtggcaggtttcctccagaagcgacgcttggcattcaagccaaagagtttcatcttggtttcatcagaccagagaatcttgtttctcatggtcagagagtcctttaggtgccttttgacaaactccaagcgggctgtcatgtgccttccatctggccactctaccacaaaggcctgattggtggagtgccatCTCAGaggtatgtgtgcgtgcatgcctgtgtgcaTCCTCCTCCTAACCCTGTCCgacaggaatgcatttcaaagaCTATAACCTCAATATACTGTCCCTATAGAATTCCTCCCATCATGGTTCATTCACTGGATAATTCTGGGAAAATGGGAACAGAACTTTATAATGAGCTTGCTCTGGAGATGGCTTGGTAAAGCAACTTAACTCCATCTTGTATCTTGATGAGCTTTTGAAAATAGACCAATGTTACTTGTGATTCAGATTTTGCCAAAATGTGAATGAAGCTGACGGCATTGTTTTATATTTGTAGAAAGTTCAAAGATCTCACTTAGAATATTCACTGTGGACCAAAGGCATGACCCCCTAAAACCGTGGGAGTGTAACAGACAAATCCCAGAGAATGTGTCCTGCATTCCCTTAAGTTATTTcaaatactgtacatgtacaaTACATACACATTTTATTCCAAGATCACATATTGGTGAATCATCCTAATGCATCTTCTGTCTTTTTAGAGGCATTGAATTAAATTCACATTTTTGTGAATTGGCTGAATGGAGAAAGCAGAGATGATCAATTAGAAACACTCATAGTCATTTATTGACTTAATCAGACAGCCATCGGACTGCTGAACACCTCAGCCGGGACCGACCACCTGCACACCAACAATCTCCTCCCACTTGGCACAGATGTCATTCAACaactattccacattggttcaacgtaatttcattgattaaaacagtgtgtgcccagtgggcttgCGTGGACTCTTCGCACCTTAGCAAACATGCACTCGctcacacattcactcacacatcctcctccatatCCTTCCCTCCCTGGCACATGTGTAAATATCCTACTGTGCATTTATTTGAGTGACTTCCTTGTATTCACATTCTGCTAAATGTACTCTATTTTTATTCCATTGAGCTTATTTATTTTCTTGTTAATTAAGTTGCGTTATTGAGAGGTgaaacctgcaagtaagcatttcattgtactggttaccatgtgtatcctgtgctTATGACAAATACACTTGCCTTGACTAACGATATTCCTGTCTATTTCCATTCCTGGACCCAGTGGAACATTTTGTTTGAACAACTGTTTGTATCTCTAGTCATTTTTCCCAATTAATCTTTAATATGACTGTAACTGCTGAATCAATAGTCTGTAGTCAACAGTCAtgataaatattttcttaactccatttttttaaactgcattgttggttaattaagggcttgtaagtaagcatttcatggtaaggaatacctgttgtattcagcgcatgtgacaaatacaattttatatgattcattttattttatttgatagaaCATGGATATCCAGATCCCGAACAAAAGAAGTATAGATaataaggtgtcatttgggacgcaccctGGACCTATTTATTGTAGGAAGAGAAACATTTAACAGCTCTAATTATGATCTCAGTGAAACTTGGCCCTTGAAGGGATGTATGACCTAATTTTTTTATAACATAATTCTTAGTGAAAATGTGTCTTACATAGCCTGAGctcaaataatgtttttttatgtAAGCATGAAAAGGGTTTGCCATGCTCTCCCACTTCTACAGTCCAGTGGACTGTTCATTCAAATGTCAACTTCATACACCTACACTTTGTGCATTATTGGCATAATGCCAGGGTTTTAGGCTGACCTAAACCCATAACCAGGCATGTGCGCAGATAAAGCGCTAGGGGTTCTGGAGCACCTCCCCTTTTGCCCTCCTATTAAAAAAATGCTCTTTTGAACTAATTAGgcaacttttatttttatttttagtcTCAATTCTCTCTTGTAATGTTAAATGTATAGAATTGCCTATCAAACTAGATCCTTTCTCAAGAACTTATTAATCTTTTAAAaagtcccctcctcctcccttcttccacCACAAGCGCAGCAGTGCGCAGACGAATGGACAAGCATCACATCAAAactatatttgtcacatgcgccgaatacaacaagtgtagacattactgtgaaatgcttacttacaggcccttaaccaacagtgcagttcaagaagagtaaatcaaatatttaccaaataaactaaagtaaaaaataataaaaagtaacacaataaaataacaataaagaggctatacctgtatacaggtggtactcgtaccgagtcagtgtgcgggggtacaggggtaaagtgactatgcatagataataaacagctagtagcagcagtggtaggGGTCCCAGAGTGTTTTGTCTCACAGttggggacagggtaaggggcaaCTGCGGTTTGACTGTTTGTCAGTAAATACCATAGTAGTTAGctatttgatgaattgttcagcagtcttatgacttgggggtagaagctgttaatgagCCTTTTGGTCTTAGACTTGGCTTGAGGCAGTGAGTTGGAAATGACTATCACTAGTAGGTTACTTTGAATTGTTAGAATGTTTTgtctcagtcagggacagggaaGTGGGCAGCTGCAGTTTGACTGTTTGtcagtaaatactatagtagtTAGCCTGTTTTGACAGCATAGCCTAGCTAACTCGCTGTTTACCCTAAATTAGCAAATGATCAGCTGATATAGCCTAACCCCAGTAGCTGTTCTTCTAGCAAAGAAGTAGGCCTAGTGCTTCTTTCTAACTCCCTGTTATCTGCGGTTCTGGTTTTCTTAGGTGGTTTTCTTAGCATTTTTTTTGCAGAAAAAAAACAAGGGTGAATTTGGCTATAGGTGCAGTTGGCTACAGGAGCGGCCCGTCCATACCTTTATAATGCCTTGGATGTTGCTCATCTCTTCTCTGTGTATGTGCAGTCAGGTAAACATACAGATGTGAACAGATTGAGACTTAGGCTATAAGGTCATATATTTCATTATAATCAACTATATTTATAACCTACTCTTTATTAGGCGATAATATGGTTCAGTGAAATACTTAGGAAATTGCTTTATTTTCTCCCTCAAACGCAACTTCTACCTCGTAATCTGTTCTGATATATCAGGTTGTCCTGTGTGAAATGTTAATGAGTCAATCCAAATAATTGCAGTTGGAAAAGGCCACAAGGGTCTTTTCTGTATTCTATAAGTGCAAGCCACCCACCTCGCTTGCCAGCTTGGCAGGCTGGAACGTGTACCTGGACCTTTGCCGTTGCATTGAGCCCTGCCAAATCGAATCACCTGtttaaaatatactgaacaaaaatattaacgcaacatgcaacaattttaacaattttactgagttacagttcatataaggaaatcagtcaattgaagtaaGTTCATTGTgccctaatcaatggatttcacatgactgggcaggggcgcagggaGGGCataggacattcctgcagtcagcatggcaattgcacgttccctcaacttgagacatctatagcattgttttgtgtgactaaactgcacattttattgtccccagcacaaagtgcacctgtgtaaggatcgtgctgtttaatcagcttcttgatatgccacacttgtcaggtggatggattatcttggtaaaggagaaatgctcactagcaggaatgtaaacaaatttgtgcacataaTTAAAGAGACATTTTctttttgtgcacatggaacattTTTGGGATATTTTGTGTCTGCTCGTAGAAACATGTTGCATTTGTTCAGTATGTAATACTTTGCATCCACTTTGGAACAAACCGTATTGAGTCATTCAAAACTAATTCCTTGCTTTATGATGGGTAAAAATCGGTATCACAATGATGCTGGTGGTGGTGATAATGGTGGTGGTGAAGATGATGATTGCATTTTACTATTATCCCTGTACCACTGTCCATATCATTTTTTCATTCATTCAGGAGCAAGGCCACATCCATAGTTAGTTGAACAATGGCACTCTAGAAAACAACACATCCCAATTACTTTATGACTCATCTGATATTAACCCCATTCTGGGACCATTGTGGACTGAGGGATGCTCCCCATTCATATTCAGGTTTTGCCTTGACTTCTTTACATTAGCGCTTGCGCAGACCATCATGATTCATGTCAGAGCGTGATGATGGTCTCAGGTCTATGATATATAAGTCTTGTTTCGATGCTGTTTTGAAAACGCACTGTTGCAGGTTCATTGGAAGGCACAATTATTGTAGAAGAGATATCCTTTTCATAGCAACTTCACAGAAACATCTTCTGTCACAGTTAAACTCAGGTATTTGACAACCACTTGAATTTTTGGTTTAATTTAAGGAAatagttgtggtgttgtgtgcAGATAATTTAATTACTGATAGAAATGTAGCATATTTACCATAAAATGCAGTACTTAATACTTGTATACAGTATTGAATGATATTATTCGATGAGGTGGACATAGTTAACATAAAATGGAATTGAAAAGTAATTAAATAACATATTATAGTTAAATAAGCAATTACAACATAAGCAACCGCTTTTATTGTTTTCAATGcaaataaaatacatgtaaaataCAAAATCAGTCTTTGCGGCATATGAAAATACAACTTTTTGTCAAAGGGACACTCCCAGCCTAGGCTAATTAACATGCATCTTCACTTTAATTATGATACAAATTAGCCTACATTTCATTCTCAGATTCCTCCCAATCTCCTGAGATGAAGGTGAATGTCTTCGTTTTCGCCGTGGCTCTACTTGGAGCCTTCCAACCTCGCTATGAATGTAGAGCTATTGAAACCCCCTGGGCGGTCCATCCATCCCACAATCTACAGGCAGAGCTGCAACAGCAACTCCCTATTCTTCTGCGACTAGGAGAGGAGTACTTAATTCGGCTAGACAACTCCAATCAAAATTCGCTCCAGTCCTCCTCGCCGAACACATCTCCTGGAGCTGCTGCGCCCTCAACAACGGTCAACAGGGCTTTACAACTTCAGCTCACGCAGCGCCTTCTGCAAGGTAAAGTCGGTGACATCAATCGGTTTCTGAACAGCTACGCTAACCAGATGGGTGATTCCATGGAAAGAGGAAAGAGGTCCGGGCCGGGCGAAGAGCCACCGATCTCTTTGGACCTGACGTTCCACCTGCTGAGGGAAGTTCTAGAAATGGCTCGAGCCGAGCAATTAGCACAGCAGGCAAATAGTAACCGAAAAATGATGGACATATTCGGGAAATGAAAGTGTTAGAAACACATTTGCCAAATAATTTGTTTACATCTTGCACAAAGTGTACGGTACTATTCCATTTCTGTATTACTCTTTAATTGGTTAACTTTCGTTATTTTATTTATCATGTGTATTTATTTAAACGAGAGCTGTAAAATCGAGTTATAATTCGCTGTATAGTTATTACATTGTTTGATGAGAAGCAAACATAGCCCGTTGACATGCTGATACTGAACAAATATCCTTTGTCTTAATTTATATTCAAGCATAACATGTTTTGTATATACTGTTAGTCACACATTCATCCTCTCTTTCTGATATTCCCTCTCATTGTACAACTGGTTAAAGTTTGATAATAAAATACAATATGAGCAACCAATCACATTTGTTGTGCAAGAGAACGTCTAATATTCATATTTgtaataaaaaaattgaaaagttACATTTATTGCTTGCTGTGTAGCCTAAATTGAGTGTATAAATACATTCTGGCTGTTCTTCTGACTGGCGCGGAAATCTATTGCGCAAAGGTGTGCCAAATTAAGCACAGCTTTCTCAAGTCAGAGATAAGCCCAATGACGTTTGTTTTCACAGTATGACGAATATACTGCAAGTGCTAGAGAGCATTTACAGATAAATTACAGTTATTCAACGGTAACAGAGTACTTATTTAAACCGTTCCTGCAGCAGGATGCTGACTCAATCAAGACAATGGAGTATTACAACAATTTCAGTATGGTCTTGAGGTAAAATGATAATCTACTTCTGGTTGTTCAGCCAAGAAAAGGAGAAGACGTGTTTGGGTCCATCTTTGTCATCTGTGTTTGGCTGAGTTGATCCCGATTCAGAGGACATCTGTGAAAAATAGAGCAAAACCATTAGATGTCCCTTGTGTC contains:
- the crha gene encoding corticoliberin-1; this encodes MKVNVFVFAVALLGAFQPRYECRAIETPWAVHPSHNLQAELQQQLPILLRLGEEYLIRLDNSNQNSLQSSSPNTSPGAAAPSTTVNRALQLQLTQRLLQGKVGDINRFLNSYANQMGDSMERGKRSGPGEEPPISLDLTFHLLREVLEMARAEQLAQQANSNRKMMDIFGK